The Cupriavidus nantongensis genome has a segment encoding these proteins:
- a CDS encoding CaiB/BaiF CoA transferase family protein, which translates to MNVPSDRLALAGIKVLDLSRILAGPSATQLLGDLGADVVKVERPGEGDDTRKWGPPYIEDSAGNATQESAYYLSANRNKRSIAIDLASEAGRTLIHELLQHADVLVENYKVGGLARYGLSYEQLKAQYPRLIYCSITGFGQTGPYAQRPGYDFLIQGMGGIMSLTGEPDGQPMKVGVGIADVMTGMYATVGILAALQYRAAHGRGQHIDVSLLDSQIAWLVNGATNYLADGVLPQRLGNGHPNIVPYQVFDTADAPMILAVGNDGQFARFCEVADLMHVAADERFRTNPARVANRKAVCELVAAALRQRGRSEWLAVLEDAGVPCGPVNNLEDVFNDPHVKARGAEIRMPCEWAKNGQLRLLANPLKLSETPATYRKPPPRLDEHRDAILKDWLGNS; encoded by the coding sequence ATGAATGTGCCCTCGGACCGCCTGGCACTGGCCGGCATCAAAGTACTGGACCTTTCCCGGATTCTCGCAGGGCCTAGCGCGACGCAACTGCTTGGCGACCTTGGCGCCGACGTAGTGAAAGTCGAACGCCCCGGGGAGGGCGACGACACCCGCAAATGGGGCCCACCGTATATCGAGGACAGCGCCGGGAACGCGACGCAGGAGAGCGCGTATTACCTCAGCGCCAATCGCAACAAGCGCTCGATCGCCATCGACCTGGCATCGGAAGCCGGGCGTACGCTGATCCACGAGCTGCTGCAGCACGCCGACGTACTGGTGGAGAACTACAAGGTCGGGGGGCTGGCGCGCTACGGATTGTCGTATGAACAGCTCAAGGCGCAGTACCCCAGGCTGATCTACTGCTCGATCACGGGCTTCGGCCAGACCGGCCCGTATGCGCAGCGCCCGGGCTACGACTTCCTGATCCAGGGGATGGGCGGGATCATGAGCCTCACCGGCGAGCCCGACGGCCAGCCGATGAAGGTCGGCGTCGGCATCGCCGATGTCATGACCGGCATGTATGCCACGGTGGGCATCCTCGCCGCGCTGCAGTATCGGGCCGCGCATGGCCGCGGCCAGCATATCGATGTGTCGTTGCTGGACTCGCAGATTGCGTGGCTGGTGAACGGCGCCACCAACTACCTTGCCGACGGTGTGTTGCCGCAGCGGCTGGGCAACGGGCATCCCAATATCGTGCCCTACCAGGTGTTCGATACCGCTGACGCGCCGATGATTCTCGCGGTTGGCAACGATGGCCAGTTCGCGCGGTTCTGCGAGGTCGCGGACCTGATGCACGTCGCCGCGGATGAGCGGTTCCGGACCAACCCCGCGCGGGTTGCCAATCGCAAGGCGGTGTGCGAGCTGGTCGCCGCGGCACTACGCCAGCGTGGTCGATCCGAATGGCTCGCCGTGCTGGAAGACGCGGGGGTGCCATGCGGCCCGGTGAACAACCTCGAAGACGTTTTCAACGACCCGCATGTCAAGGCACGTGGCGCTGAGATCCGCATGCCCTGTGAATGGGCAAAGAACGGCCAACTGCGGCTGCTCGCCAATCCGCTCAAGCTGTCAGAGACGCCCGCGACCTATCGAAAACCCCCGCCCCGGCTGGACGAGCATCGCGACGCGATCCTGAAAGACTGGCTCGGCAACTCATAA